From a region of the Corvus cornix cornix isolate S_Up_H32 chromosome 2, ASM73873v5, whole genome shotgun sequence genome:
- the DERL1 gene encoding derlin-1 encodes MSDLGDWFRSIPLITRYWFAGSIAVPLVGKLGLVSPVNLFLWPDAFIHRFQIWRPITATFFFPVGPGTGFLYLVNLYFLYQYSSRLETGAFDGRPADYMFMLLFNWICIVITGLVMDMQLLMIPLIMSVLYVWAQLNRDMIVSFWFGTRFKACYLPWVILGFNYIIGGSVINELIGNLVGHLYFFLMFKYPMDLGGRNFLSTPQFLYRWLPNRRGGVSGFGVPPASMRRAAEDQQGGGRHNWGQGFRLGDQ; translated from the exons ATGTCGGACCTAGGGGACTGGTTCCGAAGTATCCCTCTGATCACCCGCTACTGGTTCGCCGGCTCCATCGCGGTGCCGCTCGTGGGCAAGCTGGGCCTTGTCAGCCCCGTCAACCTCTTCCTCTGGCCTGACGCCTTCATCCACCGCTTCCAG ATCTGGCGGCCGATAACAGCaactttcttcttcccagtgGGACCTGGAACGGGATTTCTCTACTTGGTGAATTTGTATTTCTTGTATCAATATTCATCACGATTAGAAACAG gggCTTTTGATGGAAGGCCAGCAGATTACATGTTCATGCTCCTGTTTAACTGGATCTGCATTGTT ATAACTGGCTTGGTAATGGATATGCAG TTGCTGATGATTCCTCTCATCATGTCAGTACTTTATGTGTGGGCCCAGCTGAACAGAGACATGATTGTATCATTTTGGTTTGGAACAAGATTTAAG GCCTGTTACCTTCCATGGGTTATTCTGGGATTCAACTACATCATTGGTGGATC AGTCATCAATGAGCTGATAGGAAATCTGGTTGGacatctgtatttcttcttaatGTTTAAATATCCAATGGATTTGGGAGGAAGGAATTTTCTGTCCACACCTCAGTTCCT TTACCGATGGCTGCCAAATAGGAGAGGAGGAGTGTCGGGCTTTGGTGTCCCTCCTGCCAGCATGAGAAGGGCTGCAGAAGATCAGCAGGGTGGTGGAAGACACAACTGGGGCCAAGGTTTCCGGCTAGGGGATCAGTGA